Proteins encoded together in one Solanum lycopersicum chromosome 7, SLM_r2.1 window:
- the LOC101266345 gene encoding uncharacterized protein codes for MASKIQQLQSQACQASKFVAKHGTAYYKQLLEQNKQYIVEPPTVEKCNELSKQLLYTRLASIPGRYEAFWKELDSVKQMWKNRKELKVEDAGIAALFGLECFAWYCAGEIVGRGFTFTGYYP; via the exons ATGGCATCAAAGATTCAACAACTGCAATCTCAGGCATGCCAAGCTTCAAAATTTGTTGCCAAGCATGGTACTGCCTACTACAAACAGTTGCTAGAGCAGAACAAGCAGTACATTGTGGAGCCACCCACTGTTGAAAAGTGCAATGAGTTGTCCAAGCAGTTACTCTACACTCGCCTGGCAAG CATTCCTGGACGTTATGAGGCATTTTGGAAGGAGCTTGATTCTGTGAAGCAAATGTGGAAGAATAGAAAGGAGTTGAAGGTTGAAGATGCTGGAATTGCAGCGTTGTTTGGTTTGGAGTGTTTTGCATGGTATTGTGCTGGTGAGATAGTAGGAAGAGGGTTTACATTCACTGGTTACTATCCTTGA